A stretch of Pomacea canaliculata isolate SZHN2017 linkage group LG6, ASM307304v1, whole genome shotgun sequence DNA encodes these proteins:
- the LOC112565790 gene encoding cytochrome P450 2H2-like, whose amino-acid sequence MTTAMIQDEATTFLLGVMVTLVLLLWWWSTRRPSGLPPGPGTALPLIGHLHLLSRDPMVQFSAWRRQYGEVFSLYVGNRLIVVLSGYRVIKDALVTHGDVFSDRPHMFLTDVIAKNRGVVGTSGAHWKEQRKVSLKILREMGLGRNLLAEKIQEEVREYVKAVAALQGAAFDPKTLTYTSVSNNICSIVFGERFEYNVWNASLTLFNRFLTSSSLPPSLLPMLPRPVIALRA is encoded by the exons ATGACTACAGCGATGATTCAAGATGAGGCTACAACATTTCTGCTGGGTGTGATGGTGACGCTGGTGCTCTTACTATGGTGGTGGTCGACTCGGCGTCCTTCCGGCTTACCCCCGGGGCCTGGAACAGCCCTCCCTCTGATCGGTCATCTGCACTTGCTAAGCAGAGATCCCATGGTGCAGTTCTCAGCGTGGCGGCGACAGTACGGCGAAGTATTCAGTCTCTACGTTGGCAACCGTCTGATAGTGGTGCTAAGTGGCTACAGGGTCATCAAGGACGCCCTGGTGACACATGGCGACGTCTTCTCTGACCGGCCTCACATGTTCCTCACGGATGTAATTGCGAAAAATAGAG GTGTTGTCGGCACGTCGGGCGCCCATTGGAAGGAGCAGCGGAAGGTGTCGCTTAAGATTCTGCGTGAGATGGGGCTGGGCAGGAACTTGCTGGCCGAGAAGATCCAGGAGGAGGTCAGAGAGTATGTCAAGGCCGTGGCCGCTCTTCAGGGTGCTGCCTTCGACCCCAAAACACTTACTTACACCAGTGTGTCCAACAACATTTGCTCCATCGTCTTCGGAGAACGCTTCGAATACAacgtgtggaatgcaagcctcaCTTTGTTTAATCGGTTTCTTACATCTTCGTCtctacctccatctttgctgcctatgctgccaag gccagtcatcgctctGCGAGCCTAG
- the LOC112565786 gene encoding cytochrome P450 2U1-like isoform X2 encodes MTTLLEMLDINTGLALGVAVLSLLWWLSVRRPAGAPPGPWLAVPLLGHLLLMKKDPRQQFAAWRRQYGDVFSLYLGSQLLVVLNGYKVLKEALVNNADVFSDRPFASFENIITDSKGVFDTSGPVWKAQRKVSTQILRELGMGKNVLAAKIEEEVKEYIRVISESQGQPLDLAHLTQASVSNNICSIVLGKRFEYDDDVFGNILRLMDAIINDAGAGAVVSSMPFLRHLPGDFFKANRFVDNMRLALQKFIKPFVDEHNSRFEEGSYDDFIGAYIREIHHHRNSQSGSPHINDVNLLKLVFDILIAGSETTSTAILWALVYFLHHPDVQDKCYEEIHRVVGTERAPTMQDRPQLVYMEAVIMEVLRYGNVVPLNVVHSTPCDVEFGGYTIPKGTVVIPNLDSVMRDPETWGDPDRFRPERFIGEDGKLWRPEELIPFSMGRRICLGETMARMELLLYISTMVQHFRFLPPETGELPSLQGLLGATYSPKHFKVRSVPRKCLKKETSE; translated from the exons ATGACAACTCTACTGGAAATGCTCGACATCAACACAGGCCTTGCTTTAGGCGTTGccgtgttgtcgttgttgtggtgGCTTTCCGTCAGACGACCTGCAGGTGCACCTCCAGGACCTTGGCTGGCTGTACCACTGCTGGGtcacctgctgctgatgaagaaagatcCTCG GCAGCAGTTCGCAGCATGGCGACGACAGTACGGTGACGTGTTCAGTCTGTACCTGGGCAGCCAGCTATTGGTGGTGCTCAACGGCTACAAGGTCCTCAAGGAGGCGTTGGTAAACAACGCCGACGTCTTCTCCGACAGGCCATTTGcttcttttgaaaatataataaccGACAGCAAAG GCGTTTTTGACACGTCTGGTCCTGTGTGGAAAGCCCAAAGAAAGGTTTCTACACAGATTCTACGTGAGCTAGGGATGGGCAAAAACGTCCTGGCGGCAAAGATTGAGGAGGAGGTCAAAGAGTACATCAGGGTCATATCCGAGAGCCAGGGACAGCCGCTGGATCTGGCCCACTTGACCCAAGCTAGCGTGTCCAACAACATCTGCTCCATCGTCTTAGGCAAACGCTTCGAGTATGACGACGATGTCTTTGGAAACATCCTTAGGTTGATGGATGCCATTATTAACGATGCTGGGGCGGGTGCCGTAGTCTCTAGCATGCCTTTTCTGCGACACCTGCCTGGAGATTTCTTTAAGGCGAACCGCTTTGTGGACAACATGCGGCTTGCGTTGCAAAAGtttattaaaccttttgtagACGAGCACAACAGCAGGTTTGAGGAGGGTTCATACGACGACTTTATTGGCGCctacatcagagaaatacatcatcatcgcaaCAGTCAGTCAGGATCACCTCATATCAACG ATGTTAATCTCCTGAAGTTAGTCTTCGACATCTTAATAGCTGGCTCGGAGACGACCTCTACAGCTATCCTGTGGGCTCTGGTTTACTTTcttcaccaccctgacgtgCAGGACAAGTGCTACGAGGAGATCCACAGAGTTGTCGGCACAGAGCGAGCGCCCACCATGCAGGATAGACCGCAGTTAGTTTACATGGAGGCTGTCATCATGGAGGTTCTTCGTTATGGCAACGTTGTGCCACTAAATGTGGTACATTCCACCCCATGTGACGTGGAGTTTGGCGGATACACGATCCCTAAGGGCACTGTAGTCATCCCCAACCTGGATTCTGTAATGAGAGATCCGGAGACCTGGGGTGACCCCGACAGATTCCGACCTGAACGTTTCATTGGAGAGGACGGCAAACTGTGGAGACCTGAAGAGTTAATTCCCTTCTCTATGG GTCGGCGCATCTGCTTGGGTGAAACGATGGCTCGAATGGAATTACTTCTTTACATTTCAACAATGGTGCAACACTTTCGATTCCTACCTCCGGAAACTGGAGAGCTGCCATCTTTGCAAGGCCTGCTTGGAGCAACCTATTCCCCTAAACATTTCAAAGTTCGATCAGTGCCTAGGAAATGTCTGAAAAAGGAAACATCGGAATGA
- the LOC112565786 gene encoding cytochrome P450 2U1-like isoform X1 gives MTSLLEMLDINTGLALGVAVLSLLWWFSVRRPAGAPPGPWLAVPLLGHLLLLMKKDTRQQFAAWRRQYGDVFSLYLGSQLLVVLNGYKVLKEALVNNADVFSDRPFASFENIITDSKGVFDTSGPVWKAQRKVSTQILRELGMGKNVLAAKIEEEVKEYIRVISESQGQPLDLAHLTQASVSNNICSIVLGKRFEYDDDVFGNILRLMDAIINDAGAGAVVSSMPFLRHLPGDFFKANRFVDNMRLALQKFIKPFVDEHNSRFEEGSYDDFIGAYIREIHHHRNSQSGSPHINDVNLLKLVFDILIAGSETTSTAILWALVYFLHHPDVQDKCYEEIHRVVGTERAPTMQDRPQLVYMEAVIMEVLRYGNVVPLNVVHSTPCDVEFGGYTIPKGTVVIPNLDSVMRDPETWGDPDRFRPERFIGEDGKLWRPEELIPFSMGRRICLGETMARMELLLYISTMVQHFRFLPPETGELPSLQGLLGATYSPKHFKVRSVPRKCLKKETSE, from the exons ATGACATCTCTACTGGAAATGCTCGACATCAACACAGGCCTTGCTTTAGGCGTTGccgtgttgtcgttgttgtggtggttttcCGTCAGACGACCTGCAGGTGCACCTCCAGGACCTTGGCTGGCTGTACCACTGCTGggtcacctgctgctgctgatgaagaaagatACTAGGCAGCAGTTCGCAGCATGGCGACGACAGTACGGTGACGTGTTCAGTCTGTACCTGGGCAGCCAGCTATTGGTGGTGCTCAACGGCTACAAGGTCCTCAAGGAGGCGTTGGTAAACAACGCCGACGTCTTCTCCGACAGGCCATTTGcttcttttgaaaatataataaccGACAGCAAAG GCGTTTTTGACACGTCTGGTCCTGTGTGGAAAGCCCAAAGAAAGGTTTCTACACAGATTCTACGTGAGCTAGGGATGGGCAAAAACGTCCTGGCGGCAAAGATTGAGGAGGAGGTCAAAGAGTACATCAGGGTCATATCCGAGAGCCAGGGACAGCCGCTGGATCTGGCCCACTTGACCCAAGCTAGCGTGTCCAACAACATCTGCTCCATCGTCTTAGGCAAACGCTTCGAGTATGACGACGATGTCTTTGGAAACATCCTTAGGTTGATGGATGCCATTATTAACGATGCTGGGGCGGGTGCCGTAGTCTCTAGCATGCCTTTTCTGCGACACCTGCCTGGAGATTTCTTTAAGGCGAACCGCTTTGTGGACAACATGCGGCTTGCGTTGCAAAAGtttattaaaccttttgtagACGAGCACAACAGCAGGTTTGAGGAGGGTTCATACGACGACTTTATTGGCGCctacatcagagaaatacatcatcatcgcaaCAGTCAGTCAGGATCACCTCATATCAACG ATGTTAATCTCCTGAAGTTAGTCTTCGACATCTTAATAGCTGGCTCGGAGACGACCTCTACAGCTATCCTGTGGGCTCTGGTTTACTTTcttcaccaccctgacgtgCAGGACAAGTGCTACGAGGAGATCCACAGAGTTGTCGGCACAGAGCGAGCGCCCACCATGCAGGATAGACCGCAGTTAGTTTACATGGAGGCTGTCATCATGGAGGTTCTTCGTTATGGCAACGTTGTGCCACTAAATGTGGTACATTCCACCCCATGTGACGTGGAGTTTGGCGGATACACGATCCCTAAGGGCACTGTAGTCATCCCCAACCTGGATTCTGTAATGAGAGATCCGGAGACCTGGGGTGACCCCGACAGATTCCGACCTGAACGTTTCATTGGAGAGGACGGCAAACTGTGGAGACCTGAAGAGTTAATTCCCTTCTCTATGG GTCGGCGCATCTGCTTGGGTGAAACGATGGCTCGAATGGAATTACTTCTTTACATTTCAACAATGGTGCAACACTTTCGATTCCTACCTCCGGAAACTGGAGAGCTGCCATCTTTGCAAGGCCTGCTTGGAGCAACCTATTCCCCTAAACATTTCAAAGTTCGATCAGTGCCTAGGAAATGTCTGAAAAAGGAAACATCGGAATGA
- the LOC112566985 gene encoding LOW QUALITY PROTEIN: cytochrome P450 2B4-like (The sequence of the model RefSeq protein was modified relative to this genomic sequence to represent the inferred CDS: deleted 2 bases in 1 codon), giving the protein MRDLKSRGMGGSHSGHLYCTLARGLPVDSQPLCEDGFNKFLQKRSILQIVLTDITTTTLLVLLDFCFQWCDGDAGAVTMVVVDSASFRLTPGPGTALPLIGHLHLLSRDPRVQFAAWRRQYGDVFSLYVGNRLIVVLSGYRVIKDALVTHGDVFSDRPHMFLTDVIAKNRGVVGTSGPHWKEQRKVSLEILREMGMGRNVLAEKIQEEVREYVKAIAALQGAAFDPKTLTYTSVSNNICSIVFGERFEYNDPVFCRYLDTINQNFKNLARTTAVNFIPVLKYLPGDLFCLQRTINNVAFVQNEFLFPQLDSHRKRYDDSNDEASDFVEGYLREMNKMKGKDSTLDDPNLVKVMGDLFVAGTETTATVIRWALVYFLHYPEVQELCFQEIKESSVRSERRPSATPELTYVEATIMEVLRHADIAPFALHHGLACDTMFMGYTLPKDTIIIPFIDSVLQDPDIWDNPLDFRPERFIGPYGKLVKKEEFIPFSLGRRVCLGEAMARTELFLYLSTMIQRFRFLPPETGELPSLEGIMSLSKIPGNFLRA; this is encoded by the exons ATGCGGGATTTAAAGTCACGTGGTATGGGTGGTTCACACAGCGGTCACCTGTACTGTACTTTAGCGCGAGGTCTGCCTGTTGACAGCCAGCCTCTTTGTGAGGATGGATTTAATAAATTCCTCCAAAAGCGGAGTATATTACAGATTGTCCTGACAGACATCACGACTACAACACTTTTGGTTCTGCTGGACTTCTGCTTTCAGTG GTGTGATGGTGACGCTGGTGCTGTTACTATGGTGGTGGTCGACTCCGCGTCCTTCCGGCTTACCCCGGGGCCTGGAACAGCCCTCCCGCTGATCGGTCATCTGCACTTGCTAAGCAGAGATCCCAGGGTGCAGTTCGCAGCATGGCGGCGACAGTACGGCGACGTATTCAGTCTCTACGTTGGCAACCGTCTGATAGTGGTGCTAAGTGGCTACAGGGTCATCAAGGACGCCCTGGTGACACATGGCGACGTCTTCTCAGACCGGCCTCACATGTTCCTCACGGATGTAATTGCGAAAAATAGAG GTGTTGTCGGCACTTCAGGCCCCCATTGGAAGGAGCAGCGGAAGGTGTCGTTGGAGATTCTGCGTGAGATGGGGATGGGCAGGAACGTGTTGGCCGAGAAGATCCAGGAGGAGGTCAGAGAGTATGTCAAGGCAATTGCCGCTCTTCAGGGTGCTGCCTTCGACCCCAAAACACTTACTTACACCAGTGTGTCCAACAACATCTGCTCCATCGTCTTCGGAGAACGCTTCGAATATAACGACCCGGTCTTCTGCCGGTACCTGGATACCATAAACCAGAACTTTAAGAACCTCGCCA GAACAACGGCTGTCAACTTCATCCCTGTGCTCAAGTACCTGCCGGGAGACTTGTTTTGCCTGCAGCGCACCATAAACAACGTGGCTTTCGTACAGAATGAATTTCTCTTCCCACAGCTGGACAGTCATCGCAAACGCTATGACGACAGCAACGACGAAGCCAGCGATTTCGTGGAAGGATACCTTCGAGAGATGAATAAAATGAAGGGCAAAGACAGCACTCTAGATG ATCCGAACCTGGTCAAAGTCATGGGCGACCTGTTTGTAGCGGGGACCGAGACCACAGCCACTGTCATCCGTTGGGCTCTCGTGTACTTCCTGCACTACCCGGAAGTTCAGGAATTATGTTTTCAGGAGATCAAAGAGTCATCGGTACGGAGCGAGCGCCGACCATCCGCGACA CCGGAACTGACGTACGTGGAGGCCACCATCATGGAGGTCTTAAGGCACGCTGACATCGCGCCGTTTGCCCTTCATCACGGACTGGCCTGTGACACGATGTTCATGGGATACACGCTGCCAAAGGATACCATTATCATTCCATTCATCGATTCCGTCCTCCAAGACCCTGACATCTGGGATAACCCGCTAGACTTCCGGCCAGAAAGATTCATTGGCCCTTACGGAAAACTGGTCAAAAAGGAGGAGTTTATACCTTTCAGCTTGG GACGTCGTGTTTGTCTTGGTGAGGCCATGGCTCGGACAGAACTCTTCCTGTACCTGTCGACCATGATACAGCGCTTCCGCTTCCTGCCACCGGAAACAGGAGAACTGCCATCTTTGGAGGGAATCATGAGCCTCAGTAAAATACCAGGCAACTTCTTGCGCGCATGA
- the LOC112566643 gene encoding cytochrome P450 2U1-like, with translation MEPGTGLLMGGVLALSTLWWWLTRRSAGLPPGPGPALPLIGHLHLLSKDPRQQFASWRRRYGDVFSLYVGSQLVVVLNGYKVIKDALVKHADVFSDRPHIYLTDYISKNKGVVASSGVLWKEQRKVSLEILREMGMGKNVLAEKIHEEVREYVKAVAAHQGKSFDPKDMTHVSVSNNICSVVFGTRYAYDDPTFLNYISTMDENFKLINKATALDFVPLLKYLPGDMFNTKVIMKNVNYIQDTFLKPHLKSHSKNFSRGTDQVSDFTEGYLREMNKVNGKSTTLDEENLMMVMGDLFVAGTESTATAIRWALVYFLHYPEVQEKCFQEIQRVIGAGRAPTIRDRPELTYVEATIMEVLRLADIAPFSVQHGLEEDVEFMGYKLPKGTVIIPNLESVLHDPDIWDEPLAFRPERFLDASGKLIKPEEFIPFSMGRRVCLGKAMARTELFLYLTAMIQRFRFLPPETGELPSLKGIFGMAISPNCYKVRAVSRD, from the exons ATGGAGCCGGGAACTGGACTGCTGATGGGCGGGGTGCTGGCATTGTCAACACTGTGGTGGTGGCTGACAAGACGATCTGCTGGCCTGCCCCCAGGACCTGGACCTGCCCTCCCGCTGATCGGTCACCTCCACTTGCTGAGCAAAGACCCTCGGCAGCAGTTCGCATCATGGCGGCGACGGTACGGTGACGTGTTCAGTCTGTACGTGGGCagccagctggtggtggtgctcaacGGCTACAAGGTCATCAAGGATGCACTGGTCAAACACGCCGACGTCTTCTCCGACAGGCCTCACATCTATCTCACAGATTACATCTCAAAAAACAAAG GTGTTGTCGCCTCGTCGGGCGTCCTGTGGAAGGAGCAGCGGAAGGTGTCGCTGGAGATTCTGCGCGAGATGGGGATGGGCAAGAATGTACTGGCCGAGAAGATCCACGAGGAGGTCAGAGAGTATGTCAAGGCCGTCGCCGCTCATCAGGGGAAGTCCTTCGATCCGAAGGACATGACACACGTCAGCGTGTCCAACAACATCTGCTCCGTCGTCTTCGGGACCCGGTATGCGTACGACGACCCGACTTTCCTCAATTACATATCCACTATGGACGAAAACTTCAAACTTATAAACA AGGCAACAGCCTTGGACTTTGTGCCCTTGCTAAAGTACTTACCTGGGGACATGTTCAACACAAAAGTTATAATGAAAAACGTAAATTATATACAAGACACGTTTTTGAAGCCACATCTGAAAAGCCACTCGAAGAACTTCAGCAGAGGAACTGATCAAGTCAGCGACTTCACTGAAGGCTACTTGCGGGAGATGAACAAGGTCAACGGCAAGTCGACCACACTGGACG AGGAAAACCTCATGATGGTCATGGGCGATCTGTTCGTCGCGGGGACCGAGAGCACAGCCACTGCCATTCGCTGGGCTCTCGTCTACTTCCTGCACTACCCGGAGGTACAGGAGAAGTGCTTCCAGGAGATACAGCGAGTCATAGGCGCTGGCCGAGCCCCGACCATCCGCGACAGACCGGAACTGACGTACGTGGAGGCCACCATCATGGAGGTCTTGAGGCTCGCCGACATTGCGCCGTTTAGCGTCCAGCATGGACTAGAGGAGGATGTCGAGTTCATGGGCTACAAGCTGCCCAAGGGAACAGTAATCATCCCCAATCTGGAGTCGGTCCTTCATGACCCAGACATCTGGGATGAGCCACTTGCCTTTCGACCCGAAAGATTTCTCGACGCCAGCGGTAAACTCATCAAGCCGGAAGAATTCATTCCTTTTAGTATGG GACGGCGAGTGTGTCTGGGTAAGGCCATGGCTCGGACGGAACTCTTCCTGTACCTCACCGCCATGATTCAACGCTTCCGCTTTCTGCCACCAGAAACTGGagagctgccatctttgaaaGGAATCTTTGGAATGGCTATCAGTCCTAACTGTTACAAAGTTCGTGCGGTTTCAAGAGACTAG
- the LOC112566986 gene encoding cytochrome P450 2U1-like has translation MGGVLALSTLWWWLTRRSAGLPPGPGPALPLIGHLHLLSKDPRQQFASWRRQYGDVFSLYLGSQLVVVLNGYNVIKDALVKHADVFSDRPHIYFTDYIAKNKGVAASSGAHWKEQRKVSLEILREMGLGRNVLAEKIQEEVREYVKAVAAHQGNPFDPKDMTHVSVSNNICSVVFGTRYEYDDQTFINYISTLDDNFKLINKATALDFVPLLKYLPGDMFNTKVIMKNTNYLQDTFLKPHLKSHSKNFSRGTDQVSDFTEGYLREMDKVNGKSTTLDGKPHDGHGRPVRGGTETTATTIRWALVYFLHYPEVQEKCFQEIQLVVGAGRAPTIRDRPELTYVEATIMEVLRLADIAPFSVQHGLEQDVKFMDYKLPKGTVIIPCLESVLHDPEIWDEPLAFRPERFLDASGKLIKPEEFIPFSMGRRVCLGEAMARTELFLYLTAMIQRFRFLPPETGELPSLKGIFGLTISPDSYKVRAVLRD, from the exons ATGGGCGGGGTGCTGGCGTTGTCAACACTGTGGTGGTGGCTGACAAGACGATCTGCTGGGCTGCCCCCAGGACCTGGACCTGCCCTCCCGCTGATCGGTCACCTCCACTTGCTGAGCAAAGACCCTCGGCAGCAGTTTGCATCATGGCGGCGACAGTACGGGGACGTGTTCAGTCTGTACCTGGGCagccagctggtggtggtgctcaacGGCTACAACGTCATCAAGGATGCGCTGGTCAAACACGCCGACGTCTTCTCCGACAGACCTCACATCTATTTCACAGATTATATTGCAAAAAACAAAG GTGTTGCCGCCTCGTCGGGCGCCCACTGGAAGGAGCAGCGGAAGGTGTCGCTGGAGATTCTGCGCGAGATGGGGCTGGGCAGGAACGTGCTGGCCGAGAAGATCCAGGAGGAGGTCAGAGAGTATGTCAAGGCCGTCGCCGCTCATCAGGGAAATCCCTTCGATCCGAAGGACATGACACACGTCAGCGTGTCCAACAACATCTGCTCCGTCGTCTTCGGGACACGGTATGAGTACGACGACCAGACTTTCATCAATTACATATCCACTCTTGACGACAACTTCAAACTTATAAACA AGGCAACAGCCTTGGACTTTGTGCCCTTGCTAAAGTACTTACCTGGGGACATGTTCAACACAAAAGTTATaatgaaaaacacaaattatttacaagACACGTTTTTGAAGCCACATCTGAAAAGCCACTCGAAGAACTTCAGCAGAGGAACTGATCAAGTCAGCGACTTCACTGAAGGCTACTTGCGGGAAATGGACAAGGTCAACGGCAAGTCGACCACACTGGACG GAAAACCTCATGATGGTCATGGGCGACCTGTTCGTGGCGGGACCGAGACCACAGCCACTACCATTCGCTGGGCTCTCGTCTACTTCCTGCACTACCCGGAAGTACAGGAAAAGTGCTTCCAGGAGATCCAGCTAGTCGTAGGCGCTGGACGAGCCCCGACCATCCGCGACAGACCGGAACTGACGTACGTGGAGGCCACCATCATGGAGGTCTTGAGGCTCGCCGACATTGCGCCGTTTAGCGTCCAGCATGGACTAGAGCAGGATGTCAAGTTCATGGACTACAAGCTGCCCAAGGGAACAGTAATCATCCCCTGTCTAGAATCGGTCCTTCATGACCCAGAAATCTGGGATGAGCCACTTGCCTTTCGACCCGAGAGATTTCTCGATGCCAGCGGTAAACTTATCAAGCCGGAAGAGTTCATTCCTTTTAGTATGG GACGACGAGTGTGTCTGGGTGAGGCCATGGCTCGGACGGAACTCTTCCTGTACCTCACCGCCATGATTCAACGCTTCCGCTTCCTGCCACCGGAAACTGGAGAGCTTCCATCTTTGAAAGGAATTTTTGGATTAACTATCAGTCCCGACTCCTACAAAGTTCGTGCGGTGTTAAGAGACTAG